A region from the Hydra vulgaris chromosome 10, alternate assembly HydraT2T_AEP genome encodes:
- the LOC100206478 gene encoding elongator complex protein 3 isoform X2, producing the protein MKQKNKEYSSFSNSELMAFTVTDIISELLAAQESKKVVDLNKLKSSISSKYGLSTQPRLVDIIAAVPAQHKKLLLPKLKAKPVRTASGIAVVAVMCKPHRCPHISMTGNICVYCPGGPDSDFEYSTQSYTGYEPTSMRAIRARYNPFLQTRHRIEQLKSLGHSVDKVEFIVMGGTFMALDEEYRDYFIRNLHDALSGHTSNSVEEAVRYSEKSKTKCIGITIETRPDYCLKRHISSMLLYGCTRLEIGVQSVYEDVARDTNRGHTVKAVCESFQLGKDSGYKVIAHMMPDLPNVDMERDIEQFVEFFENPAFRADGLKIYPTLVIRGTGLYELWKTGRYKSYPPGALVDLIARILALVPPWTRVYRVQRDIPMPLVTSGVEHGNLRELALARMKDFGTECRDVRTREVGIQAIHKNIRPYEIELIRRDYVANQGWETFLSYEDPDQDILVGLLRLRKCSDDVFRPELKGGCSIVRELHVYGSVVPVNARDPTKFQHQGFGTLLMEEAARIAKEEHFSNKIVVISGVGTRDYYRKLGYSLDGPYMSKLLT; encoded by the exons atgaaacaaaaaaacaaggaGTATTCCAGTTTTTCTAACTCCGAGCTGATGGCATTTACTGTTACTGATATAATCAGTGAACTGCTAGCTGCAcaagaaagtaaaaaagttgttgatttaaataagttaaagagTAGTATATCTTCTAAATATGGGTTGTCTACTCAGCCTCGCCTAGTTGATATAATTGCAGCTGTTCCAGCTCAgcataaaaagttacttttaccAAAACTCAAAGCAAAACCTGTTCGCACAGCTTCTggg ATTGCTGTAGTTGCAGTTATGTGTAAACCTCATCGTTGTCCTCATATCAGTATGACAGGAAACATTTGTGTTTACTGTCCTGGAGGACCAGATTCTGATTTTGAATACTCAACACAATCCTACACTGGGTATGAACCAACTTCAATGCGTGCAATACGTGCTCGTTATAATCCTTTCTTGCAAACACGACATCGAATTGAACAATTAAAATCACTTGGTCACAGTGTGGATAAAGTAGAGTTTATTGTCATGGGGGGGACATTTATGGCATTGGATGAGGAGTACAGAGATTATTTCATTCGCAATTTGCACGATGCCCTTTCAGGTCACACAAGTAACAGTGTCGAAGAAGCAGTGCG atattctgAAAAAAGCAAAACCAAGTGTATCGGTATTACAATTGAGACACGCCCTGACTACTGTCTGAAACGACACATCAGTTCCATGTTGTTATACGGCTGCACTAGGTTGGAAATAGGAGTTCAAAGTGTATATGAAGATGTTGCACGAGATACTAAtag AGGCCACACAGTCAAAGCTGTATGTGAGTCATTTCAATTGGGTAAAGATTCGGGTTACAAAGTAATTGCTCACATGATGCCAGATTTACCTAATGTTGATATGGAACGAGATATTGAGCAGTTTGTTGAATTCTTTGAAAACCCTGCGTTTAGAGCAGATGGGTTAAAAATATATCCAACTTTAGTAATTCGTGGAACAGGTTTGTATGAGCTTTGGAAGACTGGCCGATATAAAAGCTATCCTCCTGGTGCTCTTGTTGACTTAATTGCTCGTATACTTGCTCTTGTACCCCCTTGGACACGTGTTTACCGAGTCCAGCGTGATATACCTATGCCACTTGTAACATCTGGTGTAGAGCATGGAAATTTAAGAGAATTAGCACTTGCAAGAATGAAAGATTTTGGGACTGAG TGTCGAGATGTTCGTACGAGGGAAGTTGGTATACAAgcaattcataaaaatattcgACCTTACGAAATTGAACTTATTCGTAGGGATTATGTTGCAAATCAAg GTTGGGAAACATTTTTATCTTACGAAGATCCGGATCAAGATATTTTAGTCGGATTACTACGCCTGCGAAAATGTTCTGACGATGTGTTTCGACCTGAGCTTAAAGGTGGATGCTCAATAGTACGCGAACTTCATGTCTATGGAAGTGTTGTACCAGTCAACGCTCGGGATCCAACAAAGTTTCAGCACCAG GGTTTTGGAACTTTACTAATGGAAGAAGCTGCTCGTATTGCTAAAGAAGAacatttttctaacaaaataGTTGTGATATCAGGTGTTGGAACTCGCGATTACTACCGAAAGCTCGGTTATTCTCTTGATGGTCCCTATATGTCTAAACTATTAACATAA
- the LOC100210019 gene encoding caspase-6: MIGENDEYIDDNNNVETIDENNNQAICFEKSSILVSDAGLKNTFVSISNKNIFNKIFKCTKRQIFLPEPNSIENFQQHYNEDIYPINTYPIGKLLILNYSNFQALSLKNYPRKGSEKDVERLKCLFLKLGFVVELFENLTTSETVTAVAESTSCKQKFSCFFVAILSHGLENEFFTADDKMQIDKVATLFKIPKLAGIPKIFLIQACQGFINMESNKESTNLETADYEDFRSHYKFVTLPTESDVVYAFATVFGFQSVRNTLKGSWFIQNMCDVISQNVSKMDFLQMLTKVNAKLSLLKSKPKDEDSKEKSQVGSFVSYLTKEFYFCLPHGH; the protein is encoded by the coding sequence ATGATCGGAGAAAATGATGAATATATCGATGATAATAACAACGTCGAAACaattgatgaaaataataaccaggctatttgttttgaaaaatctagTATTTTAGTTAGTGACGCAGGCCTAAAAAACACATTTGTTAgcatttctaacaaaaatatttttaacaaaatattcaaatgtactaaaagacaaatatttttaccagaACCGAACTCGATCGAGAATTTTCAACAACATTACAATGAGGATATATATCCAATTAACACGTATCCTATAGGAAAACttttaatactaaattattCTAATTTTCAAGCTTTAAGTTTGAAAAACTATCCACGAAAAGGTTCAGAGAAAGACGTTGAacgtttaaaatgtttgtttttaaagcttGGTTTTGTTGTGGAGCTGTTTGAAAATTTGACAACTTCTGAAACTGTCACGGCTGTTGCCGAAAGTACTAGCTGCAAACAAaagtttagttgtttttttgtagcTATATTATCTCATGGGTtagaaaatgaattttttacgGCAGACGACAAAATGCAAATTGATAAAGTAGCAACTTTGTTTAAAATCCCTAAATTAGCTGGTATACCAAAAATTTTCTTGATTCAAGCATGTCAAGGATTTATCAATATGGAAAGTAACAAGGAATCAACAAATCTTGAAACAGCTGATTACGAAGATTTTCGTTCACATTACAAGTTTGTTACCTTGCCAACTGAATCAGACGTCGTCTATGCTTTTGCTACGGTGTTTGGATTTCAATCCGTTCGAAACACTTTAAAGGGGAGCTGGTTCATCCAAAATATGTGTGATGTCATCAGTCAAAACGTTTCAAAAATGGACTTTTTACAAATGCTAACAAAAGTAAATGCCAAATTATCGCTGCTTAAAAGCAAACCTAAAGACGAAGATTCTAAAGAAAAATCACAAGTCGGTAGTTTTGTGAGCTatttaacaaaagagttttatttttgtcttccTCACGGTCACTAA